Genomic segment of Microbacterium sp. BH-3-3-3:
CCCCGGCCGACGCCGAGGTGCAGGGCGGGCTCATGCTCGTCGTCGCGACGGTCGGCATGATCGCCAACGCCGTGTCGATGTGGGTACTCGGTCGCGCGCAGAAGCGCAGCATCAACGTGCGCGGCGCGTATCTCGAGGTGCTGGGCGACCTGGTCGGGTCGATCGCGGTCATCATCGCGGCGATCGTGATCGTGACGACCGGATTCGCGCAGGCGGATGCCATCGCCTCACTGCTCATCGCGGTGCTCATCGTGCCGCGTGCCATCGGCCTGCTGCGCGAGGTCGTCGTCGTGCTCACCGAGTCGGCGCCCGTCGGCGTGCACGTGGCCGAGATCCGGCAGCACCTGCGCGAGGCCGACGGGGTGGTCGACGTGCACGACGTGCACGTCTGGCAGCTCACGCGGGGCGCGCCGGTGTTCAGCGCGCACGTGATCGTCGACGACGCGGCGCTGTCGGACGGTCGCGCCGCCGCGATCCTCGCGACGCTGCAGGGCTGCCTCGCC
This window contains:
- a CDS encoding cation diffusion facilitator family transporter translates to MHDHAPAGGIRDAGNRRLLTIALTLTASVMVVQIVGAILSGSLALLADAAHMFTDAAALVVALIATAIAARPADDRRTFGYQRAEVLGALANGVILIALCAWVGVEAVQRLLAPADAEVQGGLMLVVATVGMIANAVSMWVLGRAQKRSINVRGAYLEVLGDLVGSIAVIIAAIVIVTTGFAQADAIASLLIAVLIVPRAIGLLREVVVVLTESAPVGVHVAEIRQHLREADGVVDVHDVHVWQLTRGAPVFSAHVIVDDAALSDGRAAAILATLQGCLAEHFDVEHSTFQLEPAGHVEHDSRHA